The Salmonella enterica subsp. houtenae serovar Houten genome has a segment encoding these proteins:
- the proW gene encoding glycine betaine/L-proline transporter permease P, whose translation MADQTNPWDTAQVADTTAQTADAWGTPAGVATDGGSTDWLNSAPAPAPEHFSLLDPFHKTLIPLDSWVTEGIDWAVTHFRPLFQGIRVPVDYILNGFQQLLLGMPAPVAIILFALIAWQVSGVGMGVAALISLIAIGSIGAWSQAMITLALVLTALLFCVVIGLPMGIWLARSPRAAKIARPLLDAMQTTPAFVYLVPIVMLFGIGNVPGVVVTIIFALPPIVRLTILGINQVPADLIEASRSFGASPRQMLFKVQLPLAMPTIMAGVNQTLMLALSMVVIASMIAVGGLGQMVLRGIGRLDMGLATVGGVGIVILAIILDRLTQAVGRDSRSRGNRRWYTTGPVGLITRPFVK comes from the coding sequence ATGGCTGATCAAACGAATCCGTGGGATACCGCACAGGTGGCCGATACTACGGCGCAAACGGCTGATGCCTGGGGAACACCGGCAGGCGTAGCCACGGACGGCGGCAGTACCGACTGGTTGAACAGCGCGCCCGCGCCAGCGCCTGAACACTTTTCTCTTCTGGACCCGTTCCATAAAACGCTGATCCCGCTGGATAGCTGGGTCACAGAGGGAATCGACTGGGCCGTCACCCATTTCCGTCCCCTTTTTCAGGGGATTCGTGTGCCGGTAGATTACATCCTTAACGGTTTTCAGCAACTGCTGCTGGGAATGCCCGCTCCTGTGGCGATTATTCTCTTTGCGCTGATTGCCTGGCAGGTTTCCGGCGTGGGCATGGGCGTCGCGGCGCTGATATCGCTGATCGCGATCGGCTCGATCGGCGCCTGGTCGCAGGCGATGATTACCCTGGCGCTGGTGCTGACCGCCCTGTTGTTCTGCGTCGTGATCGGATTACCGATGGGAATCTGGCTGGCGCGCAGCCCGCGCGCGGCCAAAATAGCGCGTCCGCTGCTGGATGCGATGCAGACCACGCCCGCGTTTGTCTATCTGGTGCCGATTGTCATGTTATTCGGCATCGGTAACGTGCCGGGCGTCGTAGTGACGATTATTTTTGCTCTACCGCCGATTGTACGCCTGACGATCCTGGGCATTAATCAGGTGCCTGCCGACTTAATTGAAGCGTCGCGTTCATTCGGCGCCAGCCCGCGCCAAATGTTGTTCAAAGTGCAACTACCGCTGGCGATGCCCACCATTATGGCAGGCGTTAATCAGACGCTGATGCTGGCTCTCTCGATGGTAGTCATCGCCTCGATGATTGCGGTCGGCGGACTTGGCCAGATGGTACTACGCGGCATTGGTCGTCTTGATATGGGGCTGGCAACCGTCGGCGGCGTCGGCATTGTGATCCTCGCCATCATTCTGGACCGT
- the proV_1 gene encoding glycine betaine/L-proline transport ATP-binding protein: MAIKLEVKNLYKIFGEHPQRAFKYIEKGLSKEQILEKTGLSLGVKDASLAIEEGEIFVIMGLSGSGKSTMVRLLNRLIEPTRGQVLIDGVDIAKISDAELREVRRKKIAMVFQSFALMPHMTVLDNTAFGMELAGIAAQERREKALDALRQVGLENYAHAYPDELSGGMRQRVGLARALAINPDILLMDEAFSALDPLIRTEMQDELVKLQAKHQRTIVFISHDLDEAMRIGDRIAIMQNGEVVQVGTPDEILNNPANDYVRTFFRGVDISQVFSAKDIARRSPVGLIRKTPGFGPRSALKLLQDEDREYGYVIERGNKFVGVVSIDSLKSALSQAQGIEAALIDAPLVVDAQTPLSELLSHVGQAPCAVPVVDEEHQYVGIISKRMLLQALDREGGNNG; this comes from the coding sequence ATGGCAATTAAATTAGAAGTGAAGAATCTGTATAAAATATTTGGAGAGCATCCGCAGCGCGCCTTCAAATATATTGAAAAGGGACTATCGAAAGAGCAAATACTGGAAAAAACGGGGCTATCGCTTGGCGTTAAAGACGCCAGTCTGGCCATTGAAGAAGGCGAGATATTTGTCATCATGGGATTATCCGGCTCGGGTAAATCCACAATGGTACGCCTTCTCAATCGCCTGATTGAACCCACCCGCGGACAGGTACTGATCGACGGCGTTGATATAGCAAAAATATCAGACGCTGAGCTTCGCGAGGTGCGCAGGAAAAAGATTGCGATGGTCTTCCAGTCATTTGCGCTCATGCCGCATATGACGGTGCTGGATAATACGGCATTCGGTATGGAATTAGCGGGCATCGCGGCGCAAGAGCGTCGCGAAAAAGCGCTGGACGCCTTGCGCCAGGTAGGGCTTGAGAATTACGCTCATGCCTATCCGGATGAACTTTCCGGTGGGATGCGTCAGCGCGTTGGACTTGCCCGCGCGCTTGCAATCAACCCTGATATTTTATTAATGGATGAGGCATTTTCCGCCCTCGATCCATTAATTCGTACCGAAATGCAGGATGAACTGGTGAAATTACAGGCGAAACATCAGCGCACCATTGTCTTTATTTCCCACGATCTTGATGAGGCTATGCGTATTGGCGACAGGATTGCCATTATGCAAAATGGCGAGGTCGTACAGGTTGGTACCCCGGATGAGATCCTGAATAATCCGGCAAATGATTATGTCCGCACATTCTTCCGTGGCGTGGATATTAGTCAGGTCTTTAGCGCCAAAGATATTGCCCGTCGCAGTCCGGTCGGATTAATTCGTAAAACGCCAGGTTTTGGTCCCCGTTCGGCACTGAAATTATTACAGGATGAAGACCGTGAATATGGTTACGTCATTGAACGTGGCAATAAATTCGTGGGCGTCGTGTCCATCGACTCATTAAAATCAGCATTAAGCCAGGCGCAAGGGATTGAAGCGGCGCTTATCGACGCCCCTTTAGTCGTTGATGCGCAAACCCCACTCAGCGAGTTGCTCTCTCACGTCGGCCAGGCGCCCTGCGCGGTGCCGGTTGTCGATGAAGAACACCAGTATGTTGGCATTATTTCAAAACGTATGTTGCTACAGGCTTTAGATCGCGAGGGGGGTAACAATGGCTGA